The DNA region TGGCAAGAAATCCTCCACGCCCAACCGCAGCTTCAAGGTCGCGGACCAGATCCAGCGCGACCTGACCGAGCTGATCCGCGAGTTGAAGGACCCGCGCATCGGCATGGTCACCCTGCAGGCGGTGGAGGTCACTCCCGACTACGCGCACGCGAAGGTGTTCTTCAGTGTGCTCGTGGGCGACACCGATGCGACCCAGGAAGCGCTCAACCAGGCGTCGGGGTTCCTGCGCAACGGCCTGTTCAAGCGTTTGCACATCCACACCGTGCCTACGCTGCACTTCGTGTTTGACCGCACCACCGAGCGTGCGTCGGACATGAACGCGCTGATCGCGCGCGCCGTGGCTTCGCGCTCCAAAGACGACGACGAAGCATGACGGTACGCGCTCCCCGCATCCGGGTGCAGCGGCGCCCGGTGCACGGAGTGCTGCTGCTCGACAAACCCCTGGGCTTTTCCAGCAACGACGCGTTGCAGAAGGCCAAGTGGCTGCTGCGCGCCGAAAAGGCCGGCCACACCGGAACGCTCGACCCCCTGGCCAGCGGCGTGTTGCCGCTGTGCTTTGGTGCGGCCACCAAGTTCAGCCAGCTGCAACTGGATGCGCCCAAGACCTATGAGGCCGTCGCGCTGCTGGGCACCACCACGACCACCGGCGATGCCGAGGGCGAGGTGGTGGAACGCTGCGCGGTGGACGTGGCGGCACTGACGCCCGAGCGTCTGGCCGCGGTCCAGCAACAGTTCACCGGCCCCATCCGCCAGGTGCCGCCGATGCACAGCGCGCTCAAGAAGGACGGCAAGGCGATGTACGAATACGCGCGCGCCGGGATCGAGGTCGAGCGGCCCGCGCGGGATGTGGTGATTCATGCATTGGAATTGGCTCTAACGCAGACGGAGCAAGCGCTGCCAGCTATCAAAATGGTAGTGCGGTGCAGCAAGGGCACGTACATCCGTACCCTGGGTGAGGACGTGGGCCGCGCCTTGGGCTGCGGCGCGCACCTGGTCTTTCTGCGCCGCATCGATACGGGTGGACTGGGCGTGGACCGCTGCATCACGCTGCAGGCACTGGAGGCCATGACGGAAGACGAGCGCATGGCCTGCGTGCACCCTGTGGAAACCCTGCTGGCCGGGCATGCGAATGTCACGCTCGACAGCGAAAATGCAGGCCGGTTTCTGTCCGGCATGCGCAGGCGGGGCCCCTGGCCCGATGCCGAAGCCGTGGCCGTGTTCGGGGGCCAACCCCGCGCACTTCTAGGGGTGGCCCATGTGGCAGGCGGCGAACTCATTCCGGAACGGCTCCTGAGCCCTCTGGAGATTCAACAGATTCTGGAAGAAAAAACGCCGCCTGCAGAGCGCGGCACATTGGAAGCACTATGAGCAAACAAATCCGCAACATCGCCATCATCGCGCACGTTGACCATGGCAAGACCACCATGGTGGACCAGCTGCTGCGCCAGTCCGGTACCTTCGCCGACCACGAAAAGGTCGTCGATACCGTCATGGACAACAACGCCATCGAAAAAGAGCGTGGCATCACCATCCTGGCCAAGAACTGCGCTGTGAGCTGGGAAGGCACGCACATCAATATCGTCGACACCCCGGGCCACGCGGACTTCGGCGGCGAAGTGGAACGCGCCCTGTCCATGGTCGACAGTGTGGTGCTGCTGATCGATGCGCAGGAAGGCCCCATGCCCCAGACGCGCTTCGTGACGAAGAAGGCCCTGGCCTTGGGCCTGCGCCCCATCCTGGTCGTGAATAAGGTGGACAAGCCCGGCGCCAACCCCGACAAGGTCGTGAACGCCGCGTTCGACCTGTTCGACAAGCTGGGTGCCACCGACGAGCAGCTCGACTTCCCCGTGGTGTACGCCTCGGGCATCAACGGCTGGTCGTCGCTGGAAGAGGGTGCTCCCGGTGAGCAGTGGGGCCCCGACATGTCGGCCCTGTTCAACACCATCCTGAAGCACGTGCCCCCGAACTCGGGCGATGCCTCCGCTCCGCTGCAACTGCAGATCTCGGCGCTGGACTTCTCCACCTTCGTGGGCCGCATCGGTGTGGGCCGTATCAGCCAGGGCACGCTGAAGCCCGGCCAGGATGTGCTGGTCATGGAAGGTCCGGACGGCAAGAGCGTCAAGGGCCGTGTGAACCAGGTGCTGACGTTCCAGGGCCTGGACCGCATGCAGACCCCGCTGGCCGGCCCCGGCGACATCGTGC from Paracidovorax wautersii includes:
- the rbfA gene encoding 30S ribosome-binding factor RbfA; protein product: MAGKKSSTPNRSFKVADQIQRDLTELIRELKDPRIGMVTLQAVEVTPDYAHAKVFFSVLVGDTDATQEALNQASGFLRNGLFKRLHIHTVPTLHFVFDRTTERASDMNALIARAVASRSKDDDEA
- the truB gene encoding tRNA pseudouridine(55) synthase TruB, translating into MTVRAPRIRVQRRPVHGVLLLDKPLGFSSNDALQKAKWLLRAEKAGHTGTLDPLASGVLPLCFGAATKFSQLQLDAPKTYEAVALLGTTTTTGDAEGEVVERCAVDVAALTPERLAAVQQQFTGPIRQVPPMHSALKKDGKAMYEYARAGIEVERPARDVVIHALELALTQTEQALPAIKMVVRCSKGTYIRTLGEDVGRALGCGAHLVFLRRIDTGGLGVDRCITLQALEAMTEDERMACVHPVETLLAGHANVTLDSENAGRFLSGMRRRGPWPDAEAVAVFGGQPRALLGVAHVAGGELIPERLLSPLEIQQILEEKTPPAERGTLEAL